A window of the Dryobates pubescens isolate bDryPub1 chromosome 36, bDryPub1.pri, whole genome shotgun sequence genome harbors these coding sequences:
- the PNPO gene encoding pyridoxine-5'-phosphate oxidase isoform X1: MDLGPLRKSYRGDEEAFEEQHLASRDPIQQFEVWFKDAVGCPDIGEANAMCLATCTRDGKPSARMVLLKGFGPDGFRFFTNHESRKGKELDANPFASLVFYWEPLNRQVRVEGSVRRLPEEESEQYFHSRPRSSQIGAVVSRQSSIIPDREYLRKKNAELEEQYRESAVPKPAYWGGYILQPEVVEFWQGQTNRLHDRIVFRRLRDSSAPLGAMTHRGEGDWIFQRLAP, from the exons ATGGACCTGGGGCCGCTGCGGAAAAGCTACCGGGGGGatgaggag GCCTTCGAGGAGCAGCACCTGGCCTCCCGTGACCCCATCCAGCAGTTCGAGGTCTGGTtcaaggatgctgtgggctgCCCCGACATTGGGGAGGCCAACGCCATGTGCTTGGCCACCTGCACCAG GGACGGGAAGCCCTCGGCCCGCATGGTGCTGCTGAAGGGCTTTGGGCCTGATGGCTTTCGCTTCTTCACCAACCACGAGAGCcggaaggggaaggagctg gacGCCAACCCCTTCGCTTCTCTCGTCTTCTACTGGGAGCCCCTTAACAGGCAG GTGCGGGTGGAGGGCTCGGTGCGGCGGCTGCCGGAGGAGGAGTCGGAGCAGTACTTCCACTCCcgccccaggagcagccagatCGGGGCCGTggtcagcaggcagagcagcatcaTTCCAGACAGGGAG TACCTGAGGAAGAAGAACgcggagctggaggagcagtaCCGGGAGAGCGCGGTGCCCAAGCCGGCGTACTG GGGGGGATACATCCTGCagccagaggtggtggagttctgGCAGGGCCAAACCAACCGCCTGCACGACCGCATCGTCTTCCGCCGCCTGCGGGACAGCTCTGCCCCCCTGGGGGCCATGACCCACCGTGGGGAGGGGGATTGGATCTTCCAGCGCCTCGCCCCCTGA
- the LOC128898940 gene encoding uncharacterized protein LOC128898940 has protein sequence MADGGAEPWNEDKHPEDPPAPQPPTASPGHGRTPQRTEDTSARKRPRLCPGTPPESPRVPGGARAGWGPRAGRVTGLYARLLRELEAEVAELQRALAARDEAVLHRDRRIRQLELENRQLRSHVRSLEEENDLLSSGDGQGAAVTTAAAAATAPTAATRTLLTSGSGCLGVSDSNIQFLKGLLGLLESDSTAQVGGLQPFSAASPGEQGCAPADVPRSPLAWQLRAGLPGGFPPSLGTEERAGSPTLLTTSSCLWEESVGDTLPDGTPLWASPVEENGRPKLELVPNSGVYITHPQLDDLSQVSTEKPKLMTRRLLGYFFSRETLARSSAAGQRTAHNNPSMERPLRLPVPVVTAIKEYVTKMCGRGCNFNAVINSKCGTSRRAVRKRRVKME, from the exons ATGGCCGACGGCGGGGCCGAGCCTTGGAACGAAGACAAGCACCCAGAggaccccccagctccccagccccccacagccagcccggGCCACGGCAG GACCCCGCAGCGCACCGAGGACACCTCCGCCAGGAAGAGACCTCGGCTGTGCCCGGGCACCCCCCCGGAGAGCCCGcgggtgccagggggtgccagggcaggctgggggccgCGGGCAGGCAGGGTGACAGGGCTGTACGCCCGGCTGCTGcgggagctggaggcagaggtggCCGAGCTGCAGCGGGCGCTGGCGGCCCGGGACGAGGCCGTCCTGCACCGGGACCGCCGCATccggcagctggagctggagaacCGGCAGCTGCGGAGCCACGTCcggagcctggaggaggagaacGATCTGCTGTCCTCCGGGGacgggcagggggcagccgtCACCaccgctgccgctgctgccaccgctcccactgctgccaccaggaCCTTGCTGACTTCGGGCAGCGGCTGCCTTG GTGTCAGTGACAGCAACATTCAGTTCCTCAAGGGCCtcttggggctgctggagagtgacagcacagctcag GTTGGGGGgctccagcccttctctgctgccagccctggggagcagggctgtgccccagccgaCGTCCCCAGGAGTCCCCTGGCCTGGCAGCTGCGGGCAGGGCTGCCTGGTGGCTTCCCCCCGTCCCTGGGCACCGAGGAGAGGGCTGGCAGCCCGACCCTGCtgaccaccagcagctgcctctgggagGAGAGCGTGGGGGACACGCTGCCCGACGGCACCCCGCTCTGGGCATCGCCTGTCGAG GAGAACGGCAGACccaagctggagctggtgcCCAACTCGGGGGTCTACATCACCCACCCCCAGCTGGATGACCTCTCCCAGGTGTCCACGGAGAAGCCCAAGCTGATGACCAGGCGCCTGCTGGGCTACTTCTTCTCGCGGGAGACGCTGGCGCGCTCCTCGGCCGCGGGGCAGCGGACtgcccacaacaaccccagcaTGGAGCGGCCTCTGCGCCTGCCCGTGCCCGTGGTCACTGCCATCAAGG agTATGTCACCAAGATGTGTGGCCGTGGCTGCAACTTCAACGCCGTCATCAACAGCAAGTGTGGCACCTCCCGGAGGGCTGTCAGGAAGAGGAGGGTGAAGATGGAGTGA
- the SP2 gene encoding transcription factor Sp2 — translation MAATAAVSPSEYLQPAASTAQDSQPSPLALLAATCSKIGPPAVEAAVTPPAPPQPTPRKLVPIKPAPLPLGSGKNSFGLLSSKGNLFQIQGSQVGTSYPGGQLVFAIQNPAVINKGARSAANIQYQAVPQLQAAGGQTLQVQPNLTNQIQIIPGTNQAILAPSSSSHKPVPIKPAPAQKGGAAPAQGGAVKLAGGGGGVTLALPGGGLGSSPEQGSQAQAMAESPSKPGKKPRKKAASPAQALAVAEQVETVLIETTAENIIQAGSNLLIVQGPGAGQPALLQQLQVLQPKQEPQVVQIPPQALRVVQAASATLPTVPQKSSQNFQIQATEPVPTQIYFKSPSGELQTVVLQDPSGIPLTPSGTSCSSPVPRSSSSSSSSSSAPAAAARKERPLPKIAPAGGIISLNAAQLAAAAQAMQTININGVQVQGVPVTITNTGGQQQLTVQNVSGNNLTISGLSPTQIQLQMEQALAGEVQPGEKRRRMACTCPNCKDGEKRPGDPGKKKHICHIPECGRTFRKTSLLRAHVRLHTGERPFVCNWVFCGKRFTRSDELQRHARTHTGDKRFECAQCQKRFMRSDHLTKHYKTHLVTKNL, via the exons atggctgccactgctgctgtcagcccCAGTGAATACCTTCAGCCAGCTGCCTCCACTGCCCAG GACTCCCAGCCAtcccctctggccctgctggcagcgACATGTAGCAAGATCGGGCCCCCCGCCGTGGAAGCCGCCGTGACGCCTCCTGCCCCTCCGCAGCCCACGCCTCGCAAGCTCGTCCCCATCAAGCCCGCTCCTCTCCCTCTGGGCTCTGGCAAGAACAGCTTCgggctcctctcctccaaagGGAACCTCTTCCAGATCCAGGGCTCTCAGGTTGGCACCTCCTACCCGGGGGGGCAGCTGGTCTTCGCCATCCAGAACCCGGCCGTCATCAACAAGGGCGCGCGGTCGGCCGCCAACATCCAGTACCAGGCggtgccccagctgcaggccgcGGGGGGGCAGACCCTCCAGGTCCAGCCCAACCTCACCAACCAGATCCAAATTATCCCTGGCACCAACCAAGCCATCCTcgctccttcctcttcctcgcACAAGCCCGTGCCCATCAAGCCGGCCCCGGCGCAGAAGGGCGGCGCGGCCCCGGCGCAGGGCGGCGCGGTCAAGCtggccggcggcggcggcggcgtgACCCTCGCCCTCCCCGGCGGcggcctggggagcagccccgagcagggcagccaggctcaggcCATGGCCGAGAGTCCCTCCAAGCCCGGCAAGAAGCCTCGGAAGAAGGCCGCGTCCCCCGCCCAGGCGCTGGCCGTGGCCGAGCAGGTGGAGACGGTGCTGATAGAGACCACGGCGGAGAACATCATCCAGGCGGGCAGCAACCTGCTGATCGTGCAGGGCCCGGGCGCCGGGCAGccggccctgctgcagcagctgcaggtgctgcagcccaAGCAGGAGCCGCAGGTGGTGCAGATCCCGCCGCAGGCCCTGCGCGTGGTGCAGGCTGCCTCCGCCACCCTCCCCACCGTCCCccagaagtcctcccagaacTTCCAGATCCAGGCCACGGAACCTGTCCCGACCCAG ATCTACTTCAAATCCCCCTCGGGCGAGCTGCAGACAGTGGTGCTCCAGGACCCTTCAGGCATTCCCTTAACTCCCTCTgggacctcctgcagcagcccagtgcctcgcagcagcagcagcagcagcagcagcagctctgccccc gcagcagccgCGCGCAAGGAGCGCCCCCTGCCCAAGATCGCCCCGGCCGGGGGCATCATCAGCCTGAAcgctgcccagctggcagccgcTGCCCAGGCCATGCAGACCATCAACATCAACGGGGTGCAGGTCCAGGGGGTCCCTGTCACCATCACCAACACCGGAG gccagcagcagctgacggTGCAGAACGTGTCTGGCAACAACCTGACCATCAGCGGCCTGAGCCCGACCCAGATCCAGCTGCAGATGGAGCAGGCGCTGGCCGGAGAGGTTCAGccgggggagaagaggaggcgcaTGGCCTGCACCTGCCCCAACTGCAAGGATGGGGAGAAGAG GCCTGGCGACCCAGGGAAGAAGAAGCACATCTGCCACATCCCCGAGTGCGGCAGAACCTTCCGGAAGACCTCCCTGCTGCGGGCCCACGTCAGGCTGCACACCGGCGAGCGACCCTTCGTCTGCAACTGGGTGTTCTGCGGCAAGCGCTTCACGCGCAGCGACGAGCTGCAGCGGCACGCCCGCACCCACACAG GCGACAAGCGGTTCGAGTGCGCCCAGTGCCAGAAGCGCTTCATGCGCAGCGACCACCTCACCAAGCACTACAAAACTCACCTGGTCACCAAGAACTTGtag
- the PRR15L gene encoding proline-rich protein 15-like protein produces MADGHGWWKLTFLRKRRSVPPVLYESPDGPAAAGGESQEGAGEEGPPGFTARLEKIVDKSTKGKHVKVSNSGRFKEKKKVRATLADNPNLCAAGEREEK; encoded by the coding sequence ATGGCCGACGGCCACGGCTGGTGGAAATTGACCTTCCTGCGGAAGCGCCGCTCGGTGCCCCCGGTGCTGTACGAGAGCCCCGACGGCCCCGCGGCCGCCGGcggggagagccaggagggggcGGGTGAGGAGGGGCCGCCAGGCTTCACGGCCCGCCTGGAGAAGATCGTGGACAAGAGCACCAAGGGCAAACACGTCAAGGTCTCCAACTCGGGGCGCttcaaggagaagaagaaagtgaGGGCGACCCTGGCTGACAACCCCAACCTCTGTGCCGccggggagagggaggagaaatga
- the PNPO gene encoding pyridoxine-5'-phosphate oxidase isoform X2: MDLGPLRKSYRGDEEAFEEQHLASRDPIQQFEVWFKDAVGCPDIGEANAMCLATCTRDGKPSARMVLLKGFGPDGFRFFTNHESRKGKELDANPFASLVFYWEPLNRQVRVEGSVRRLPEEESEQYFHSRPRSSQIGAVVSRQSSIIPDREYLRKKNAELEEQYRESAVPKPAYCLVFLLPGGDTSCSQRWWSSGRAKPTACTTASSSAACGTALPPWGP; this comes from the exons ATGGACCTGGGGCCGCTGCGGAAAAGCTACCGGGGGGatgaggag GCCTTCGAGGAGCAGCACCTGGCCTCCCGTGACCCCATCCAGCAGTTCGAGGTCTGGTtcaaggatgctgtgggctgCCCCGACATTGGGGAGGCCAACGCCATGTGCTTGGCCACCTGCACCAG GGACGGGAAGCCCTCGGCCCGCATGGTGCTGCTGAAGGGCTTTGGGCCTGATGGCTTTCGCTTCTTCACCAACCACGAGAGCcggaaggggaaggagctg gacGCCAACCCCTTCGCTTCTCTCGTCTTCTACTGGGAGCCCCTTAACAGGCAG GTGCGGGTGGAGGGCTCGGTGCGGCGGCTGCCGGAGGAGGAGTCGGAGCAGTACTTCCACTCCcgccccaggagcagccagatCGGGGCCGTggtcagcaggcagagcagcatcaTTCCAGACAGGGAG TACCTGAGGAAGAAGAACgcggagctggaggagcagtaCCGGGAGAGCGCGGTGCCCAAGCCGGCGTACTG CTTGGTGTTTCTTCTGCCAGGGGGGGATACATCCTGCagccagaggtggtggagttctgGCAGGGCCAAACCAACCGCCTGCACGACCGCATCGTCTTCCGCCGCCTGCGGGACAGCTCTGCCCCCCTGGGGGCCATGA